Proteins from one Pontibacter korlensis genomic window:
- a CDS encoding type III pantothenate kinase: MRNAAIDIGNTGTKYGIFEEDALVEQGYFEGQEQLPSALLNQTFDNAIVASVGVGAQSIKERLSVTGKLMELTPQAALPVINLYKTPQTLGADRIAAAVGANYFFPDRNCLVFDAGTCITHDFVDAQGQYHGGGIAPGLHMKFKALHTFTKRLPLVQQIDYDFPLTGQSTQESILSGVLAGSVAELNGLTQSYTEKASDLVVILCGGDAGFFESKLKGRIFVIPELVLIGLHRILTHNV; encoded by the coding sequence ATGCGCAACGCCGCCATCGACATCGGGAATACCGGCACAAAGTACGGCATCTTTGAAGAGGATGCCTTGGTGGAGCAGGGTTATTTTGAAGGGCAGGAGCAATTGCCTTCTGCTCTGCTAAATCAGACTTTTGATAATGCCATAGTTGCCTCGGTTGGTGTAGGCGCGCAAAGTATAAAGGAGAGGCTGTCTGTGACAGGTAAGCTAATGGAGCTTACCCCACAGGCAGCCTTGCCTGTTATAAACCTTTACAAGACGCCTCAGACTCTAGGTGCGGACCGAATTGCAGCAGCTGTAGGGGCAAACTACTTCTTTCCAGACCGTAATTGCCTGGTGTTTGATGCAGGAACATGTATCACCCACGATTTTGTGGATGCACAGGGCCAGTATCATGGCGGTGGCATTGCACCAGGGCTGCACATGAAATTCAAGGCCTTGCATACTTTTACAAAGCGCCTGCCGTTAGTACAGCAAATTGATTATGACTTTCCGTTAACCGGGCAGAGCACACAAGAATCTATTTTGAGCGGTGTTTTGGCTGGCAGTGTGGCCGAATTAAACGGCCTTACCCAATCTTACACAGAAAAAGCCTCTGATTTGGTGGTTATACTTTGCGGGGGAGATGCAGGATTTTTTGAAAGTAAGCTAAAAGGGCGCATCTTTGTAATTCCTGAATTGGTCTTGATCGGGCTTCACAGAATATTGACACATAATGTATAA
- the lptC gene encoding LPS export ABC transporter periplasmic protein LptC has protein sequence MRNAYIAGLMMVLIFFGFGCKRDIKNPDEEERYTGPTIENHDVTTLYSDSARLLIKLQAPVQQEFESGDGVFPEGFYVEFYDEQGQLESTLKGNYGKQDPRKSLYYARGNVVVDNLKKKEKLETEELFWDRNKGKIYTDKFVKITSPEEVLTGVGLTANQDMSRYSIKKVTGKFNFSEE, from the coding sequence ATGCGAAATGCATACATAGCCGGGCTGATGATGGTCCTGATCTTCTTTGGCTTCGGCTGCAAACGAGACATTAAAAATCCGGACGAAGAGGAGCGCTACACAGGCCCAACCATAGAGAACCACGACGTCACAACGCTGTACAGCGACTCGGCTAGGTTGCTGATTAAGCTGCAGGCGCCGGTGCAACAGGAGTTTGAGAGTGGCGATGGTGTTTTTCCGGAAGGCTTTTACGTGGAGTTTTACGATGAGCAGGGCCAACTGGAGTCGACACTGAAGGGTAATTACGGCAAACAGGACCCTCGAAAGAGTTTGTACTACGCCAGGGGCAATGTGGTGGTAGATAACCTGAAGAAGAAAGAAAAGCTGGAGACAGAGGAGTTGTTCTGGGACCGTAATAAAGGTAAGATCTATACAGACAAATTTGTGAAAATTACCTCTCCAGAGGAAGTTCTGACAGGTGTGGGCCTAACCGCCAACCAGGATATGTCGCGTTACTCTATCAAAAAGGTAACAGGTAAATTTAATTTTAGTGAAGAATGA
- a CDS encoding hemolysin family protein, whose translation MIDPSQIILLCVALLFSAFFSGIEMAFMAANKIQIELSEKNGVLSGRILWHLLQHPARLMGTALIGNTLALVLYGFVIAGVLHQLLTVYLPDQLQFNLLILLLQVFIASIVVLLTAEFLPRSLFAINPNKMLQVLAVPILLMHYLLWPVVYLIVGLSKWVAEKVFKIEFSEDRPVFGFTDLNAFIKNRLYHPEQEHAPEVDPQIFHNALEFKTVKVRECMVPRTEIEAVDVEDSIEVLREAFVSTGHSKILVYQDSIDNIIGYCHQLSMFKQPQSINEILAPVSMVPESMLASELFVKFVSEHRSVAVVLDEFGGTSGIVTVEDVIEEIFGEIQDEYDVNDGLLEQVVPNKGLYILSARHEIDYLNEKYELGLPEGDYETLGGLILSEFGEIPTPGDKVEVPPFTITVLTMDENRINAVKLLKNTDFQVDAKG comes from the coding sequence ATGATAGACCCCAGTCAGATCATACTTTTGTGCGTAGCCCTGCTGTTCTCTGCCTTTTTCTCAGGCATTGAAATGGCGTTTATGGCCGCAAACAAGATCCAGATTGAGCTGAGCGAGAAAAATGGTGTGCTATCGGGGCGCATTTTGTGGCACCTGCTGCAACACCCGGCACGCCTGATGGGCACTGCCCTTATTGGTAATACACTGGCTCTGGTGCTATATGGCTTTGTAATTGCCGGAGTGCTGCACCAACTGCTAACAGTTTACCTGCCTGATCAGCTGCAGTTCAACCTGCTTATACTTTTGCTCCAGGTCTTTATTGCCTCTATAGTGGTGCTGCTTACTGCAGAGTTTCTGCCACGCAGCCTCTTTGCCATCAATCCCAACAAAATGCTGCAGGTGTTGGCTGTGCCCATCCTGCTAATGCACTACCTGCTATGGCCGGTAGTATACCTGATTGTAGGGTTGAGCAAATGGGTAGCCGAGAAAGTATTTAAAATAGAGTTCTCTGAAGATAGGCCTGTTTTCGGTTTCACCGACCTCAACGCTTTCATCAAGAACCGACTGTACCATCCGGAGCAGGAGCACGCCCCTGAGGTAGACCCACAGATCTTCCACAACGCACTGGAGTTTAAAACGGTGAAGGTGCGCGAATGTATGGTACCTCGCACAGAGATAGAGGCTGTTGATGTGGAAGACTCGATTGAGGTGCTTCGGGAGGCCTTTGTTAGTACCGGGCATTCCAAGATCCTGGTTTACCAGGACAGCATCGATAATATTATCGGCTATTGTCATCAGCTTTCTATGTTCAAGCAGCCCCAGAGTATCAATGAAATTCTGGCTCCGGTAAGTATGGTGCCCGAGAGTATGCTGGCAAGTGAGTTGTTCGTGAAGTTTGTTTCGGAGCACCGCAGTGTGGCTGTTGTGTTGGATGAGTTTGGAGGTACCTCTGGCATAGTGACTGTAGAGGATGTAATAGAAGAGATCTTTGGCGAGATACAGGATGAGTACGACGTAAACGATGGGCTGCTGGAGCAGGTGGTGCCAAATAAGGGACTTTACATACTGAGCGCACGGCACGAGATAGACTACCTGAACGAAAAGTATGAGCTGGGCTTGCCCGAAGGCGACTATGAGACATTGGGCGGACTGATCTTATCAGAGTTTGGGGAGATACCAACGCCGGGAGACAAAGTAGAGGTTCCGCCCTTCACCATCACGGTGCTCACCATGGATGAGAACCGTATCAACGCAGTAAAACTTCTAAAAAACACAGATTTTCAGGTAGATGCCAAAGGTTAA
- a CDS encoding peptidylprolyl isomerase, translated as MALINKIREKSGWAVGAIAIGLGVFVVGGDLLGPNSRLLGNDANTIGEIAGEEIDFQEFDNVLQQVKADYENRVGRAATEGELAMLREQAWNQLIFKIALQKEFDRLGLKVTDEELADMVQGNNIHPAVMQAFANPQTGEFDRSQVVQYLQNLDQTGTRPMWVSFEQSIAEDRLQSKYANLLSKTVYVTSAEAKNFYQAQNAAASLKVLFVPYDAISDSAIAVTDAQLKDYYERNKELYKVEAGRTIEFVTIPVSASKEDSTYYNEEISTIKEQFASATNDSAFVNANSDVPFNGTYVTPGQLPEDLRKELPLQEGKVYGPYTSGSTVALFKVVDAKESDKNAARASHILIRPENDTPEAKAAAKAKAQDVLNQIKNGADFAQLAVQHGSDGTASRGGDLGWFPEGQMVPEFEKAVFGFNGKGLLPNLVETEYGYHIVKVTEPKTKETYKIASIERTIEPSESTRDAAYAVADELAGTSGSTEEFRKNLEANKSLVKEEAANIGKNQVLVNNLSSARELVRWAYAKDTEIGDVSPVFEIEDQFVVATLTGKREKGYASIGNVRDELTAAVRDELKAQQIIEKLKGQKGSLDQIASAYGSDAIVRTADNVTFASASIPGIGIEPVAVGKAFGLKQGGRTAPFEGQGGVLMVELISLNAAPEIDDFSNVKQQILTTRTSRAETSAFEAIKEKAEIVDNRVRFF; from the coding sequence ATGGCATTAATTAACAAGATTAGAGAGAAGTCTGGTTGGGCTGTAGGCGCCATTGCCATCGGGCTTGGTGTGTTTGTGGTAGGCGGCGACCTGCTAGGGCCAAACTCAAGGCTGCTGGGCAACGATGCAAATACAATAGGCGAAATAGCCGGTGAGGAGATTGACTTCCAGGAATTTGATAATGTACTGCAGCAAGTAAAGGCTGACTACGAAAATCGTGTAGGCCGTGCCGCTACTGAAGGCGAACTGGCTATGCTGCGCGAGCAGGCTTGGAACCAGCTAATCTTTAAGATTGCCCTACAAAAGGAATTTGACCGCCTGGGCCTGAAGGTAACAGACGAAGAACTGGCCGACATGGTACAGGGTAATAACATACACCCAGCGGTAATGCAGGCATTTGCCAATCCGCAAACCGGTGAGTTTGACCGCAGCCAGGTGGTGCAGTATCTGCAGAACCTAGATCAGACTGGCACTCGCCCAATGTGGGTTAGCTTTGAGCAAAGTATTGCCGAAGACCGTCTGCAAAGCAAGTACGCGAACCTGCTAAGCAAAACTGTGTACGTAACAAGTGCTGAGGCGAAGAACTTCTATCAGGCACAGAATGCTGCAGCTAGTTTGAAAGTTCTGTTCGTGCCTTATGATGCTATTTCAGATTCTGCCATTGCAGTAACTGATGCCCAGCTAAAGGACTACTACGAGCGTAATAAAGAGCTTTATAAAGTAGAGGCTGGCCGTACTATCGAGTTTGTAACCATTCCGGTATCAGCCTCCAAAGAAGACAGCACCTACTATAACGAAGAAATTTCCACAATCAAAGAGCAGTTCGCTAGCGCGACAAACGACTCTGCTTTTGTGAATGCAAATTCTGATGTGCCTTTCAATGGTACTTATGTTACTCCTGGTCAATTGCCAGAGGATCTGCGTAAGGAACTGCCGTTGCAGGAGGGTAAAGTATACGGCCCATACACCAGCGGTAGTACTGTAGCGCTTTTCAAAGTGGTAGATGCTAAGGAGTCTGATAAGAATGCTGCCAGAGCAAGCCACATCCTAATCCGCCCTGAGAACGATACCCCAGAAGCTAAGGCAGCTGCTAAGGCTAAAGCTCAGGACGTACTGAATCAAATTAAGAACGGTGCTGACTTTGCGCAGTTGGCAGTGCAGCATGGTTCGGACGGTACTGCCTCTCGTGGTGGTGATCTGGGCTGGTTCCCTGAAGGGCAAATGGTTCCTGAGTTCGAAAAAGCTGTTTTTGGATTCAATGGGAAAGGCCTTCTGCCAAACCTGGTTGAGACAGAGTATGGTTACCACATTGTAAAGGTAACAGAGCCTAAAACAAAAGAAACTTACAAAATTGCTTCTATAGAGCGTACCATCGAGCCGAGTGAATCTACTCGTGATGCCGCCTATGCCGTTGCTGACGAGCTAGCTGGTACAAGCGGTAGCACAGAGGAATTCCGTAAGAATCTTGAGGCGAACAAATCTCTTGTAAAAGAGGAAGCAGCAAATATTGGTAAAAACCAGGTACTGGTAAATAACCTGTCAAGCGCACGTGAGCTTGTGCGTTGGGCTTACGCTAAAGACACTGAAATAGGCGATGTGTCTCCAGTGTTTGAAATCGAGGACCAGTTCGTGGTAGCTACTCTTACAGGTAAGCGGGAAAAAGGCTATGCCTCTATCGGAAATGTACGCGATGAGCTGACTGCTGCCGTGCGTGACGAGCTGAAAGCACAGCAGATTATTGAGAAACTAAAAGGCCAGAAAGGCTCATTAGATCAGATTGCTTCTGCATACGGTTCCGATGCCATTGTAAGAACAGCTGATAACGTAACTTTTGCTTCTGCATCTATACCAGGAATTGGTATCGAGCCAGTGGCAGTAGGTAAAGCGTTCGGCTTGAAGCAAGGCGGCCGTACTGCTCCGTTCGAAGGACAGGGTGGTGTGCTGATGGTAGAGTTGATAAGCTTAAATGCTGCTCCTGAAATTGATGATTTCTCTAACGTGAAGCAGCAGATACTGACAACACGTACCAGCCGTGCCGAGACTAGTGCTTTCGAGGCCATCAAAGAAAAAGCTGAGATTGTAGATAACCGTGTACGCTTCTTCTAA
- a CDS encoding tetratricopeptide repeat protein, whose translation MCRNILYTLMLSLMVLIAAPVAKAQQQDLELARQYFSQGDYTKAEELYGKLIDNQRLFHAVYPDYLKTLLAQRNYKEAEKLVKKTIKRFPGNPSFEIDLGLVYQASGNKAAAEKQFDKLLETMNSEAVVVVANAFMQNDLFDYAEKAYLRGRQVSKDPTSYTRPLIALYAYRQKTDKLIPEVLNLLQENESELGYVQSRLQNSIQEEENHDLLEKELILRVQQNPDKLSYNEMLIWLYIQRKDFYSALMQARAVDKRTRSGGTRVMELGAISLKNNDYQGAIEAFQYIVEEYPDGPYYLVARQRLINAREEQVENTFPIDKEKIQALITDYEALLNEVGRRPETVEVLQHMAGLYAFHLDEKEKAIVLLQEAIAMPRANPSLVADSKLTLGDIYLLKGEPWESTLLYSQVEKSHKETPVGHEAKLRNARLNYYKGDFELAQAHLDILKMATSREIANDAMDLSLLITDNTGLDTSTVAMEEYATIDLLIFQNKLPEALTALDGMLQKYPGHSLTDEIYFQKASIHERMGDFNLAVDNLQKIVGNPQYDILSDDALYRMAYIYEENLKDTEKAQQLYNELLVKHQGSIYAAEARKRFRNLRGDKLN comes from the coding sequence ATGTGCAGGAACATACTCTATACTTTAATGCTCTCGCTAATGGTGCTGATAGCAGCACCAGTGGCTAAGGCGCAGCAGCAGGACCTGGAACTGGCACGGCAGTATTTTAGCCAGGGCGATTATACAAAAGCAGAGGAGCTGTACGGGAAGTTGATTGACAATCAGCGGCTGTTTCATGCTGTATACCCCGATTACCTGAAAACACTGCTGGCCCAGCGCAACTATAAGGAGGCCGAGAAGCTGGTTAAGAAAACAATCAAGCGTTTTCCAGGCAATCCAAGTTTCGAGATAGACCTGGGGTTAGTATATCAGGCGTCAGGCAATAAAGCTGCTGCTGAAAAACAGTTTGATAAGCTGTTAGAAACAATGAACTCTGAAGCGGTTGTAGTGGTAGCCAATGCGTTCATGCAGAACGACCTGTTCGATTACGCTGAAAAAGCCTACCTGCGTGGCCGCCAGGTCAGCAAAGATCCTACTTCTTATACCAGGCCCCTTATTGCGCTGTATGCCTACAGGCAGAAGACAGATAAGCTGATACCTGAGGTGCTGAACCTGTTGCAGGAGAACGAGAGTGAGCTAGGGTATGTACAGAGTAGGTTGCAGAACAGTATACAAGAGGAAGAGAATCATGACCTCCTCGAAAAAGAGCTCATACTGCGTGTGCAGCAGAATCCGGATAAGCTGTCTTACAACGAAATGCTTATCTGGCTCTATATTCAGCGGAAGGACTTCTACAGTGCTTTGATGCAGGCAAGGGCAGTAGATAAGCGTACACGCAGCGGCGGCACACGTGTGATGGAGTTGGGTGCAATCAGCTTGAAGAATAACGATTACCAAGGAGCTATTGAGGCATTTCAGTATATCGTAGAGGAGTATCCGGACGGGCCGTATTACCTGGTGGCGCGGCAGCGGCTGATAAATGCCCGCGAGGAGCAGGTAGAAAATACCTTTCCGATAGATAAAGAAAAAATACAGGCGCTAATTACTGACTATGAGGCACTGCTAAACGAAGTAGGACGTCGGCCAGAAACAGTGGAAGTGCTGCAGCACATGGCCGGTCTGTACGCCTTCCATCTTGATGAGAAGGAGAAGGCTATAGTCCTGCTACAGGAGGCTATTGCCATGCCACGAGCTAACCCAAGTCTGGTAGCAGACAGCAAGCTTACCCTTGGCGACATCTACCTACTGAAGGGGGAGCCGTGGGAAAGTACACTACTGTACTCACAGGTAGAGAAATCGCATAAGGAGACTCCTGTAGGGCATGAGGCTAAGCTGCGCAACGCACGCCTGAACTACTACAAAGGAGACTTTGAGCTTGCTCAGGCGCATCTGGATATCTTAAAAATGGCTACCAGCCGTGAAATAGCCAACGATGCCATGGACCTGAGCCTTCTGATTACAGATAATACTGGTTTGGACACCTCTACTGTAGCGATGGAGGAGTACGCAACCATTGACCTGCTCATTTTCCAGAACAAGCTTCCAGAGGCTTTAACCGCACTGGATGGTATGTTGCAAAAATATCCTGGCCATAGCCTGACAGATGAGATATACTTTCAGAAAGCAAGTATACATGAGCGAATGGGAGATTTTAACCTGGCAGTAGATAACCTTCAGAAGATAGTAGGAAACCCGCAGTATGACATTTTGAGTGATGATGCCTTGTACCGTATGGCCTATATTTATGAGGAAAACCTGAAGGATACGGAGAAGGCCCAACAGCTGTACAACGAGTTGCTGGTTAAGCACCAGGGTAGTATTTACGCGGCAGAGGCCAGAAAACGCTTCCGGAATTTGCGCGGCGATAAGCTGAACTAA
- the recJ gene encoding single-stranded-DNA-specific exonuclease RecJ → MEKRWVISQEAPAEVVQQLSEELKISSTLASILCQRSICTFEEAKHFFRPSLQDLHDPFLMKDMGKAVNRLNEALHRNERILVYGDYDVDGTTSVALMYGFLRNYTSSIDFYIPDRYKEGYGVSSQGIDWAAENGFTLIVSLDCGIKSADKVAYASEKGIDFIICDHHLPDDDIPRAVAVLDPKQVDCPYPYKELSGCGVGFKLLQAFCTQNDIAQEEVYKLLDLLVVSIAADIVPITGENRILAYYGLQHLNGPQPMRPGLDALKELADIRSEMDITSIVFGFAPRINAAGRMGDAKNSVRMLLAQTKEEAFKMADIINESNKARRDKDSNITKEALQMIEQDDFLRTANSTVLFKETWHKGVIGIVASRCIEHYYRPTIILTQSNGKASGSARSVHGFNVHNAIESCSDLLEQFGGHMYAAGLTLPVENIPAFRKRFEEVVASTITAEQKIPQIEIDAPLQLKQITRNFYNIVRQMEPFGPGNMRPVFVSECVYDTGSVRVVGDSHLKLRLTQDGFYSIDAIGFGLGDYYDRISKGIPFDVCYTIEENIFRGVITLQLRIKDIRIQ, encoded by the coding sequence ATGGAGAAAAGGTGGGTCATTAGCCAGGAGGCACCGGCAGAAGTTGTGCAGCAACTTTCAGAGGAGCTGAAGATTAGCTCTACTTTAGCTTCTATACTTTGCCAGCGCAGCATCTGCACCTTCGAAGAAGCAAAGCACTTTTTCCGCCCCTCTCTGCAGGACCTTCACGACCCATTTCTGATGAAGGATATGGGCAAGGCTGTAAACCGCCTGAACGAGGCCCTGCACCGCAACGAAAGGATACTAGTCTACGGAGATTACGATGTAGATGGTACTACCTCTGTAGCACTAATGTATGGTTTCCTGCGCAACTATACTTCCAGCATCGACTTTTACATTCCAGACAGATATAAGGAAGGCTATGGTGTATCAAGCCAGGGTATAGATTGGGCTGCCGAAAACGGATTCACGCTCATTGTTAGCCTTGACTGTGGTATCAAGTCTGCTGATAAGGTGGCTTATGCCTCTGAGAAAGGGATTGACTTTATCATTTGCGATCATCACTTACCTGACGATGATATTCCTCGGGCTGTGGCTGTGCTAGACCCTAAGCAAGTAGATTGCCCTTACCCATACAAGGAGCTTTCCGGGTGTGGGGTAGGCTTTAAGCTGCTGCAGGCTTTCTGTACGCAAAACGACATTGCTCAGGAAGAGGTTTATAAGCTGCTGGACCTGCTGGTAGTAAGTATAGCCGCAGACATTGTGCCTATTACTGGAGAAAATCGCATTCTGGCTTATTATGGGTTGCAGCACCTGAACGGGCCACAACCCATGCGTCCGGGGCTGGATGCTCTGAAAGAGCTGGCAGATATCCGTAGCGAGATGGACATAACCAGCATTGTGTTCGGCTTTGCGCCGCGTATTAACGCCGCAGGGCGTATGGGAGATGCCAAGAACTCGGTGCGTATGTTATTGGCTCAGACGAAGGAGGAGGCTTTCAAGATGGCCGATATCATCAATGAGTCAAACAAGGCCCGCCGCGACAAGGACAGCAACATAACCAAAGAGGCCTTGCAGATGATTGAGCAGGATGATTTCTTGCGCACAGCAAACTCAACCGTGCTTTTTAAAGAGACCTGGCACAAAGGTGTGATCGGTATTGTGGCCTCCCGCTGTATAGAGCACTACTACCGCCCCACCATCATACTTACCCAGTCTAACGGGAAAGCTTCCGGCTCTGCCAGGTCAGTACACGGTTTTAACGTACACAATGCCATTGAGAGCTGTTCAGACCTTCTGGAGCAGTTCGGAGGGCATATGTATGCTGCAGGCTTAACTTTGCCAGTAGAGAACATTCCGGCCTTCAGAAAGCGCTTTGAAGAGGTGGTAGCCAGCACCATTACGGCTGAGCAGAAAATACCGCAGATCGAAATTGACGCACCGCTCCAGCTGAAACAAATAACCCGCAACTTCTATAACATAGTGCGGCAGATGGAGCCGTTTGGTCCAGGAAATATGCGCCCAGTATTCGTGTCGGAGTGTGTTTATGATACCGGGAGCGTACGCGTAGTAGGTGATTCACACCTGAAACTGCGCCTTACGCAGGACGGCTTTTACAGCATCGATGCTATTGGTTTTGGCCTCGGCGATTACTACGATCGCATTAGCAAAGGTATCCCATTTGATGTGTGCTACACCATAGAGGAAAACATTTTCCGGGGCGTTATTACACTGCAGTTACGCATTAAAGACATTCGCATACAATAA
- a CDS encoding glycoside hydrolase family 25 protein codes for MTVRLLLSTCRRLAFSGLLVCSSIAVAAPTGTDDNDPKVASSENSSNSSSSTVVKGIDVSRWQKEVNWTMVSESQVSFAFIKATEGDYRLDPFFARNWEETKRHGIKRGAYHFYKPEIPVAEQVKLFTSTVTLESGDLPPVLDLEVTDRTVSPEQLRKDVRAWLEAVTAHYGVRPIIYTGQNYYRRYLKGHFPEYHFWIARYSDVKPEIHHTDSWMFWQFTDRGSVAGINSAVDINFFAGSFEQLTQLCLPELTAQHFDYSSPLTQLKHHQPLP; via the coding sequence ATGACAGTACGTTTACTTCTTTCAACTTGCCGGAGGCTTGCCTTTTCAGGGCTGCTAGTCTGTAGCAGTATAGCCGTTGCAGCACCTACGGGTACTGATGACAACGACCCTAAAGTTGCTTCATCCGAAAATAGCAGCAACAGCAGCTCTTCTACTGTTGTTAAGGGCATTGATGTATCTAGATGGCAGAAAGAAGTAAACTGGACCATGGTGAGCGAATCGCAGGTGTCTTTTGCTTTCATTAAGGCTACAGAAGGCGATTATAGGCTGGACCCGTTTTTTGCCCGCAACTGGGAAGAGACGAAGCGCCATGGCATCAAGCGCGGTGCCTATCATTTCTATAAGCCGGAGATTCCGGTAGCAGAGCAAGTAAAGCTGTTTACTAGCACTGTTACGCTGGAATCAGGGGACCTGCCGCCTGTATTGGACTTAGAAGTGACAGACAGAACTGTAAGCCCGGAGCAGCTGCGTAAGGACGTTCGTGCTTGGCTGGAGGCAGTTACAGCTCACTATGGCGTGCGCCCGATTATCTACACAGGTCAAAATTATTATCGCCGCTACCTGAAGGGCCACTTCCCGGAGTATCATTTCTGGATTGCCCGCTACAGCGATGTAAAGCCTGAGATACACCACACCGACAGCTGGATGTTTTGGCAGTTTACCGACCGTGGCTCTGTTGCTGGCATAAACTCGGCCGTAGACATCAACTTTTTTGCCGGCAGCTTTGAACAGCTCACCCAACTGTGCTTGCCAGAGCTTACTGCCCAGCATTTCGACTACTCAAGCCCGCTGACGCAGTTAAAGCACCATCAGCCACTGCCGTAG
- the lptB gene encoding LPS export ABC transporter ATP-binding protein: MILRAEHLIKKYKSRTVVNDVSVEVNQGEIVGLLGPNGAGKTTSFYMIVGLVKPNEGKIFLDKEDITDLPMYKRAKRGVGYLAQEASVFRQLTVEENILSVLEMTKLPKKAQYEKVEELLEEFSLTHVRKNKGIVLSGGERRRTEIARALAVDPKFVLLDEPFAGVDPIAVEEIQSIVAKLKNKNIGILITDHNVNETLSITDRAYLLFEGKILKAGTAEELAADEQVRRVYLGKHFELKRKI; the protein is encoded by the coding sequence ATGATACTGAGAGCAGAACACCTGATAAAGAAGTATAAATCCCGCACCGTTGTAAATGATGTGAGCGTGGAGGTGAACCAGGGCGAAATTGTAGGTTTGCTGGGCCCTAATGGTGCAGGCAAGACTACATCTTTTTATATGATAGTAGGGTTGGTGAAGCCAAACGAGGGTAAGATTTTCTTGGATAAGGAGGATATAACTGACCTGCCTATGTACAAGCGTGCTAAACGCGGGGTAGGATACCTTGCACAGGAAGCCTCAGTTTTTCGGCAGCTAACGGTGGAGGAGAACATCCTGTCGGTGCTGGAGATGACGAAGCTGCCTAAGAAGGCGCAGTATGAGAAGGTGGAAGAGCTGCTGGAGGAGTTTTCGCTCACGCATGTGCGCAAGAACAAGGGCATCGTGTTGAGTGGTGGTGAGCGCCGCCGTACAGAGATTGCCCGCGCCCTGGCCGTAGATCCTAAGTTTGTGCTGTTAGATGAACCTTTTGCTGGTGTAGACCCCATTGCTGTGGAGGAGATTCAGAGCATTGTGGCTAAGCTTAAGAACAAGAACATCGGTATCCTCATCACTGACCACAACGTAAACGAAACCCTATCCATTACTGACCGCGCCTATCTGCTGTTTGAGGGCAAGATCCTGAAGGCCGGTACTGCCGAAGAACTTGCCGCCGATGAGCAGGTACGTCGCGTATACTTAGGTAAACACTTTGAATTAAAGAGAAAGATTTAG